TGATCGCGTCTCTCAGCGGCCCGGTCGCCGCGCTCGCCCCCGACTCCGCGGTGGTGGAGGTCGGCGGGATCGGCATCGCCGTCCAGTGCACGCCGAACACCCTCTCGGGCCTGCGGATGGGCCAGCAGACCAAGCTGGCCACCTCCCTCGTCGTCCGTGAGGACTCACTCACCCTGTACGGCTTCGCCGACGACGACGAGCGTCAGACCTTCGAGCTGCTCCAGACCGCGAGCGGCGTCGGCCCGCGCCTGGCCCAGGCGATGCTGGCCGTGCACTCGCCCGACGCCCTGCGAAGAGCGGTGGCCACCGCCGACGAGAAGTCGCTCACCGCCGTACCCGGCATCGGCAAGAAGGGCGCCCAGAAGCTGCTCCTGGAGCTGAAGGACCGCCTGGGCGAGCCCATCGGCGCGCCCGCCGTCGGCGCCCCGGTCAGCCAGGGCTGGCGCGACCAGCTGCACGCGGCCCTGATCGGCCTGGGATACGCGACCCGCGAGGCCGACGAGGCGGTGACCGCCGTGACACCGCAGGCCGAGGCCGCCGAGGGCACGCCCCAGGTGGGGCAGCTGCTGAAGGCCGCGCTTCAGACCCTGAACAGAGCGCGCTGACCCGGTGGCGTCCCGGGACGGCCCGAAAGTGCCGGTCCCGGGGACGTCCCGCCCCTCTCGCCCGACCCGTCCGACCGCGACCCCGAGGCACACCCGGGGGCCGGCCCCCGGACCCCGGCCGCCCCTACCGTCCGGCGCTTTCATCGCTAGGAGAACCGCAGTGAACTGGGACGACACCACCGACAGCCCCGCCGCCGAGCGGCTCGTCGGTTCGTCGGCCGACCGTGAGGACCAGGCCGTCGAGGCCGCGCTGCGCCCGAAGGACCTGGGCGAGTTCATCGGCCAGGAGAAGGTCCGCGAACAGCTTGACCTGGTCCTGCGCGCCGCACGCGCGCGTGGCGCCACCGCCGATCACGTGCTGCTCTCCGGCGCCCCCGGCCTGGGCAAGACCACCCTCTCGATGATCATCGCGGCCGAGATGGGCGCCCCCATCCGCATCACCAGCGGCCCCGCCATCCAGCACGCCGGCGACCTCGCCGCGATCCTCTCCTCCCTCCAGGAGGGCGAGGTCCTCTTCCTCGACGAGATCCACCGGATGTCCCGGCCCGCCGAGGAGATGCTGTACATGGCGATGGAGGACTTCCGCGTCGACGTGATCGTCGGCAAGGGCCCCGGCGCCACCGCCATCCCGCTGGAGCTGCCCCCGTTCACCCTGGTCGGGGCCACCACCCGGGCCGGTCTGCTGCCGCCGCCGCTGCGTGATCGCTTCGGCTTCACCGCGCACATGGAGTTCTACGAGCCCGCCGAGCTGGAGCGCGTCATCCACCGCTCGGCGAACCTCCTCGACGTCGAGATCGAGGCCGACGGCGCCGCCGAGATCGCCGGCCGCTCCCGCGGCACCCCCCGTATCGCCAACCGCCTGCTGCGCCGCGTACGCGACTATGCCCAGGTCAAGGCGGACGGGATCATCACCCGGGACATCGCCGGAGCCGCCCTCGCCGTGTACGAGGTCGACGCCCGCGGACTCGACCGGCTGGACCGCGGTGTCCTGGAGGCCCTGCTCAAGCTGTTCGGCGGCGGCCCGGTCGGCCTTTCCACGCTCGCTGTCGCTGTGGGGGAGGAGCGTGAGACCGTGGAGGAAGTCGCCGAACCCTTCCTCGTACGGGAGGGCCTGCTCGCCCGGACCCCGCGCGGACGCGTCGCGACGCCTGCCGCGTGGGCACA
The DNA window shown above is from Streptomyces chartreusis and carries:
- the ruvA gene encoding Holliday junction branch migration protein RuvA, whose protein sequence is MIASLSGPVAALAPDSAVVEVGGIGIAVQCTPNTLSGLRMGQQTKLATSLVVREDSLTLYGFADDDERQTFELLQTASGVGPRLAQAMLAVHSPDALRRAVATADEKSLTAVPGIGKKGAQKLLLELKDRLGEPIGAPAVGAPVSQGWRDQLHAALIGLGYATREADEAVTAVTPQAEAAEGTPQVGQLLKAALQTLNRAR
- the ruvB gene encoding Holliday junction branch migration DNA helicase RuvB; this translates as MNWDDTTDSPAAERLVGSSADREDQAVEAALRPKDLGEFIGQEKVREQLDLVLRAARARGATADHVLLSGAPGLGKTTLSMIIAAEMGAPIRITSGPAIQHAGDLAAILSSLQEGEVLFLDEIHRMSRPAEEMLYMAMEDFRVDVIVGKGPGATAIPLELPPFTLVGATTRAGLLPPPLRDRFGFTAHMEFYEPAELERVIHRSANLLDVEIEADGAAEIAGRSRGTPRIANRLLRRVRDYAQVKADGIITRDIAGAALAVYEVDARGLDRLDRGVLEALLKLFGGGPVGLSTLAVAVGEERETVEEVAEPFLVREGLLARTPRGRVATPAAWAHLGLTPPRSSAAGNGQGDLFGA